Proteins encoded together in one Chitinophaga lutea window:
- a CDS encoding DUF6629 family protein encodes MCFSAEASFGAGAVLLGIGIISLVKAKSIPYKVLACIPLLFSIQQFDEGIIWLSFADAAFSRWQPYAIFIFLLFAQVIWPVFLPFSILQIETSPYRKRLLRIILGAGVLLAAYLLYSMFAYDITASVAGQHIRYDFSYPYTQKWYSGLLYLLPTVLAPLASTHWKIRVIGALILLTYLISRLFFGEYLISVWCYFATIISVVVLLVVIESDNRAGAEAR; translated from the coding sequence ATGTGTTTTTCTGCAGAAGCCAGTTTTGGCGCCGGAGCCGTTCTCCTGGGAATTGGTATTATTTCCCTTGTAAAAGCGAAATCCATTCCATACAAAGTACTGGCATGTATCCCCCTGCTGTTTTCCATACAACAATTCGATGAAGGCATCATCTGGCTGTCGTTTGCGGACGCCGCATTCTCCCGATGGCAACCATACGCCATCTTCATATTCCTGCTGTTCGCACAGGTGATCTGGCCTGTTTTCCTGCCTTTCAGCATCCTGCAGATCGAAACCTCGCCATACCGGAAAAGGCTCCTCCGCATCATACTGGGCGCGGGTGTTTTATTGGCTGCCTACCTGCTCTACAGCATGTTCGCATATGATATCACCGCATCGGTAGCTGGCCAGCATATCCGGTACGACTTTTCATACCCCTATACGCAGAAGTGGTACAGCGGGCTGCTTTACCTGTTGCCGACCGTACTGGCGCCGCTGGCTTCCACACACTGGAAAATACGCGTGATCGGGGCGCTCATCCTGTTAACCTACCTGATCTCACGCCTCTTTTTCGGAGAATACCTCATATCGGTCTGGTGCTATTTTGCCACCATCATCAGTGTAGTGGTGCTGCTGGTCGTTATCGAATCAGACAACAGGGCCGGTGCTGAGGCCAGGTAA
- a CDS encoding SRPBCC family protein: MTPQDFTTTILVDQTPRQAFDAINNVRGWWSESIDGSTDRLHSVFNYNYKDVHLTKFEIIELVPGKRVVWLVLDNYFNFTEDKHEWKGTNVIFDISKKNGKTEVCFTHRGLVPQYECYNVCNEAWTHYIQDSLRSLITTGKGEPNPLETEGFNATMVEKWKLAK; the protein is encoded by the coding sequence ATGACACCACAGGACTTCACTACAACCATACTGGTTGACCAAACGCCCCGACAGGCATTCGACGCCATCAACAACGTGCGCGGCTGGTGGTCTGAAAGCATCGACGGCAGTACGGACCGGCTTCACAGTGTTTTCAACTATAATTACAAAGACGTGCACCTCACCAAATTCGAAATCATCGAACTGGTGCCCGGCAAACGGGTGGTGTGGCTCGTGCTGGACAACTACTTCAATTTCACGGAAGACAAACACGAATGGAAAGGTACCAACGTGATATTCGACATCAGCAAGAAAAACGGCAAAACGGAAGTGTGCTTCACCCACCGGGGCCTCGTGCCGCAATATGAATGTTACAATGTATGTAACGAAGCATGGACACATTATATACAGGACAGCCTGCGCAGCCTGATCACCACCGGCAAAGGCGAACCCAACCCGCTGGAAACAGAAGGCTTCAACGCAACGATGGTTGAAAAATGGAAGCTGGCAAAATAA
- a CDS encoding SusC/RagA family TonB-linked outer membrane protein, with amino-acid sequence MLKKLCFGFAFSCMLLSLCLVSSLARAQNKTAVIGNVTDSAGMPLPGVSVMLSTNKSVGTATDVNGKFVLEVPAGAVLIFRYVGFKDQSVTVSDPKKVISVVLLSSETVLKDFVVTAFGKKQVKEAVVGSVATITPDNLRTSASNLTNALAGQVAGIIGYQQSGQPGLDNSNFFIRGVTTFGYRQNPLILIDNVELTANDLARLQVNDIASFSILKDASATALYGARGANGVILVTTKEGKAGKTKLNLVLETAISQPTKTLKLADPITYMKLYNEASTTRDPLSPIVFDADKIYNTEQTLKNAPGSNPYVYPAVDWLDMLFKKNTNTQRGHLNISGGGDVARYSVSGSFSNDNGMLKKSPANNFNNNVKFRNYQLRSNVNVKLTKSTELVLRLWGNFNDYSGPLTNDASFSSDLYSAAVHTSPVLFPAYYAPDTANRLVQHILFGNSSQGGSTGPSSGVGYANPYAQMLRGYKRFSESRMSATVELNQDFESIIPGLKFNGFFSTNRYSYFDNTMAYNPFYYTVSPQDYNRATNTYRLTWLNSLPGGVFQGGPGSGNSGAATEYLVYSPGGKDANTFIHLQAMLDYNKQLGDHSIQASLIGVRQQRLVANGIDPVTREASLQYSLPYRNLNLAGRAGYNYKSRYFAEFNFGYNGSERFDENHRFGFFPTIGASWMVSREKFWTGGLANVISSLKLRASYGLSGNDDIGQQRFFYLSDVNLTGGNGASFGVNNEYSRSGVRIRNYENKSVTWETARILNTGIEMDLFKDIQLIAEYWQQDRRNILMARNIPSSMGLEASILTNVGTVKVNGLDLTANYNRSFSRDFRVEFMSNFTYSKGTFGTYEEPAYAEPWRYVSGTMLRQRFGYIAERLFVDDKEAQSSPTQQFGGNAVRGGDIKYRDLNGDGRITVADMAPIGLPTVPQVMYGFGISLNYKGIELNARFQGQSRVSLFMDPRSVSPFVVPPSPQIQSQSQVLQAFADNHWSEDNQDLYALYPRMGVSAQAIENNLQSSTWWMRDGSFLRLKTAEIGYALPVKLTKRLGLGYTRVYVNGMNLFNITKFDLWDPELGGNGFSYPIQRAYNIGINVNL; translated from the coding sequence ATGCTAAAAAAGCTATGCTTCGGCTTTGCATTCTCCTGTATGCTCCTTTCTTTATGCCTCGTGTCTTCGTTAGCCCGTGCACAGAATAAAACTGCTGTGATCGGTAACGTTACAGACTCCGCGGGCATGCCGTTACCAGGCGTAAGTGTGATGCTGAGCACGAACAAATCGGTAGGCACCGCCACCGATGTGAACGGTAAATTTGTGCTGGAAGTACCAGCCGGCGCAGTATTGATTTTCCGGTACGTAGGGTTCAAAGACCAGTCCGTGACCGTTTCCGATCCGAAAAAAGTCATCAGCGTTGTACTGCTGTCGAGCGAAACAGTGCTGAAGGATTTTGTGGTGACGGCCTTCGGTAAAAAGCAGGTGAAGGAGGCTGTGGTAGGCTCTGTAGCCACCATTACGCCGGACAATCTGCGCACGTCCGCCAGTAACCTCACCAACGCGCTCGCAGGCCAGGTGGCGGGCATTATCGGTTATCAGCAAAGCGGGCAGCCGGGGTTGGACAACTCCAACTTTTTTATCCGCGGCGTCACGACGTTCGGATACCGGCAGAACCCGCTCATCCTGATAGACAACGTGGAGCTCACGGCCAACGACCTCGCCCGTCTGCAGGTAAACGACATCGCCAGTTTCTCTATCCTGAAAGACGCCAGCGCCACCGCGCTGTACGGCGCCAGGGGGGCAAACGGCGTAATCCTCGTAACCACCAAGGAGGGCAAGGCCGGGAAAACAAAGCTGAACCTGGTACTGGAAACCGCCATCTCGCAGCCCACCAAAACCCTCAAGCTGGCCGACCCCATCACGTACATGAAATTATACAACGAGGCCAGCACTACCCGCGATCCGCTTTCTCCCATCGTATTTGATGCGGATAAAATATACAACACGGAACAAACCCTCAAAAATGCGCCCGGCAGCAACCCGTATGTGTATCCGGCGGTGGATTGGCTGGACATGCTGTTCAAGAAAAACACCAACACACAAAGAGGGCACCTCAATATCAGCGGCGGCGGCGACGTGGCCCGCTATTCAGTATCCGGCTCTTTCAGCAACGACAACGGGATGCTCAAGAAAAGCCCGGCCAATAATTTCAACAACAACGTAAAATTCCGCAACTACCAGCTTCGCTCCAATGTGAACGTGAAACTGACGAAATCCACCGAACTGGTATTGCGCCTTTGGGGGAACTTCAACGATTACAGCGGCCCCCTTACGAACGATGCTTCTTTTTCTTCCGACCTGTACAGTGCAGCCGTACATACCAGCCCGGTGCTGTTCCCGGCATATTATGCGCCCGATACGGCTAACCGGCTGGTGCAGCACATCCTGTTCGGCAACTCCAGCCAGGGCGGCAGTACAGGCCCCTCTTCCGGCGTCGGGTATGCAAACCCCTATGCACAGATGCTGAGGGGATACAAACGGTTTTCCGAGTCCCGCATGTCCGCTACTGTGGAGCTGAACCAGGACTTTGAATCCATCATTCCGGGGTTGAAGTTCAACGGTTTCTTCAGCACGAACCGCTATTCGTACTTCGACAACACCATGGCCTACAACCCGTTTTATTATACGGTATCGCCGCAGGATTATAACCGCGCCACCAACACATACCGGCTCACCTGGCTGAATTCGCTGCCCGGCGGCGTATTCCAGGGCGGTCCCGGCTCCGGCAACAGCGGCGCGGCCACCGAATACCTCGTGTATTCGCCGGGCGGCAAAGACGCCAATACGTTTATCCATCTCCAGGCCATGCTGGATTACAACAAACAACTCGGCGATCACAGCATCCAGGCCTCGCTGATCGGTGTACGGCAGCAAAGGCTGGTGGCCAATGGCATAGATCCGGTAACGCGCGAGGCCAGCCTGCAGTATTCGCTGCCATACCGCAACCTCAACCTCGCAGGCAGGGCGGGCTATAACTACAAGAGCCGCTACTTCGCCGAGTTTAACTTCGGGTACAACGGCTCCGAACGTTTCGATGAAAACCATCGTTTCGGTTTCTTCCCCACCATCGGGGCTTCGTGGATGGTTTCGCGTGAAAAGTTCTGGACCGGCGGCCTCGCCAACGTGATCAGTTCCCTGAAATTAAGGGCCAGTTATGGCCTTAGCGGCAACGACGACATTGGCCAGCAACGGTTCTTTTACCTGTCAGACGTGAACCTCACCGGCGGTAACGGCGCTTCTTTCGGTGTCAACAACGAGTATAGCAGAAGCGGCGTGAGAATACGCAACTATGAAAACAAAAGCGTGACCTGGGAAACCGCCCGCATCCTGAACACCGGTATCGAAATGGATCTGTTCAAGGACATTCAGCTCATCGCCGAGTACTGGCAGCAAGACCGGCGCAACATCCTGATGGCCAGGAATATCCCGTCCAGCATGGGCCTGGAAGCAAGCATTCTCACCAATGTGGGCACCGTGAAAGTCAACGGGCTCGACCTGACGGCCAACTACAACCGGAGTTTTTCCCGCGACTTCAGGGTTGAGTTCATGTCCAACTTCACCTATTCGAAGGGAACATTCGGCACCTATGAAGAACCCGCATATGCTGAACCCTGGCGTTATGTTTCGGGTACCATGCTGCGGCAGCGGTTCGGCTACATCGCCGAGCGATTGTTTGTGGACGACAAGGAGGCCCAATCCTCTCCCACCCAGCAATTTGGCGGTAATGCCGTACGGGGTGGCGACATCAAGTACCGCGACCTGAATGGAGACGGCCGCATCACGGTAGCTGACATGGCGCCCATCGGGCTGCCCACCGTTCCACAGGTCATGTACGGTTTCGGTATTTCCCTTAATTACAAGGGAATTGAGCTGAACGCGCGTTTCCAGGGCCAGTCGAGGGTATCGCTCTTCATGGATCCCCGCTCGGTAAGCCCTTTCGTGGTTCCGCCCTCACCGCAAATCCAGAGCCAGTCGCAGGTGTTGCAGGCCTTTGCGGATAACCACTGGTCCGAAGACAACCAGGATCTGTACGCCCTCTATCCCCGGATGGGCGTGAGCGCGCAGGCCATAGAAAACAACCTGCAGTCGAGCACCTGGTGGATGCGCGATGGCAGCTTTCTGCGGCTGAAAACGGCGGAGATCGGTTACGCGCTGCCCGTAAAGCTGACCAAACGGCTGGGGCTCGGTTATACGCGCGTATACGTCAATGGTATGAACCTCTTTAATATCACCAAATTCGATCTCTGGGATCCGGAACTGGGCGGCAACGGCTTCAGCTACCCTATCCAGCGGGCTTACAATATTGGTATTAATGTCAACTTATAA
- a CDS encoding S8 family peptidase, with translation MRSICRELAMVASVILLMSAQGFSQQKRPAVPKNWQLLDYATDSVYGIGAEKAYKELLKDRKSKTVIVAVVDSGIDTTHEDLKPILWRNPKEIPGNNIDDDGNGYVDDVYGWNFLGAKDGGSVKEDSDEATREYYRYLKLYSNPDSALKPDSKEFAYWKRLKDRTQRPSTQAKTDYKMMLKVQENLLRCENILSEYFKTTDFSKQQLDTLRSADQDLMLARSFALRLLSSAGDETMTYQGLKEDLNEYVKELKKKAENTGGEPKDARNTIVGDNLDDINDKYYGNGDVMGQFAFHGTHVAGIIGAIRGNSTGMDGVADNVRIMAVKVVPEGDERDKDVALGIRYAVDNGAQIINMSFGKGFSPQKQWVDDAIRYAQSKGVLLIHAAGNDGANNDETENYPKDTYNDGSEADNMITVGALGNGRTGSKVAGFSNFGKKEVDVFAPGVQIYSTAPGGNKYQSASGTSMASPVVAGVAAMILSYYPDLSARQLKAIIEKTASPLPDMEVNKPGAKDETINFAELSKSGGLVNAYEAIKLAAKTKGENAKKNKEKMKMMPLTKD, from the coding sequence ATGAGATCTATCTGCAGAGAGCTGGCAATGGTAGCAAGTGTCATTTTGTTGATGTCTGCACAGGGTTTTAGCCAACAAAAAAGACCCGCTGTTCCGAAAAACTGGCAATTACTGGATTATGCAACCGACAGTGTATACGGCATAGGCGCTGAAAAAGCATATAAAGAACTGCTGAAAGACAGAAAAAGCAAAACAGTGATCGTAGCCGTGGTGGATTCCGGGATCGACACCACCCACGAAGACCTGAAGCCCATCCTCTGGCGCAACCCCAAAGAAATTCCCGGTAATAATATCGACGACGACGGCAACGGTTATGTGGACGATGTGTATGGCTGGAACTTCCTGGGCGCCAAAGATGGCGGCTCCGTAAAAGAGGATTCCGATGAAGCCACCCGCGAGTACTACCGTTACCTGAAATTATACAGCAATCCTGATTCGGCCCTCAAACCCGACAGCAAGGAATTCGCGTACTGGAAACGGCTGAAAGACCGTACCCAGCGCCCTTCCACCCAGGCCAAAACGGATTACAAAATGATGCTCAAAGTACAGGAAAACCTCCTGCGTTGCGAAAACATCCTCTCCGAATACTTCAAAACCACCGACTTCAGCAAACAGCAGCTCGATACCCTGCGCAGCGCCGACCAGGACCTGATGCTGGCCCGCAGTTTCGCCCTGCGCCTGCTCAGCAGCGCCGGTGATGAAACCATGACGTACCAGGGGCTCAAGGAAGACCTGAACGAGTATGTGAAAGAGCTGAAAAAGAAAGCCGAAAACACCGGCGGTGAGCCCAAAGATGCGCGTAACACCATCGTCGGCGACAACCTCGACGATATCAACGATAAATATTACGGCAACGGCGACGTGATGGGCCAGTTCGCCTTCCACGGCACCCACGTGGCGGGCATTATCGGCGCCATTCGCGGCAACAGCACCGGCATGGACGGTGTGGCCGACAACGTGCGCATTATGGCCGTAAAAGTGGTGCCTGAAGGCGATGAGCGCGATAAAGACGTGGCCCTCGGCATCCGCTACGCGGTAGACAACGGCGCCCAGATCATCAACATGAGCTTCGGCAAGGGTTTCTCCCCGCAGAAACAATGGGTCGACGACGCCATCCGTTACGCACAGTCCAAAGGCGTACTGCTCATACACGCAGCCGGCAACGACGGCGCCAATAACGACGAAACCGAAAACTACCCGAAAGACACGTATAACGACGGCTCCGAAGCCGACAACATGATCACCGTAGGGGCGCTCGGCAACGGCCGTACCGGTTCCAAAGTAGCCGGCTTCTCCAACTTCGGTAAAAAAGAAGTGGACGTGTTCGCCCCCGGCGTGCAGATCTACTCTACCGCCCCCGGCGGCAACAAATACCAGAGCGCCAGCGGCACCAGCATGGCATCGCCAGTAGTAGCCGGCGTAGCAGCGATGATCCTCTCCTACTACCCCGACCTGAGCGCCCGCCAGCTGAAAGCCATCATCGAAAAAACAGCCAGCCCCCTGCCCGATATGGAAGTGAACAAACCCGGCGCAAAAGATGAAACCATCAACTTCGCCGAACTGTCAAAATCCGGCGGCCTGGTGAATGCATACGAAGCGATCAAACTGGCGGCAAAAACCAAAGGCGAGAACGCGAAGAAAAATAAAGAGAAGATGAAGATGATGCCTTTGACGAAGGATTGA
- a CDS encoding RagB/SusD family nutrient uptake outer membrane protein — MKISKKYTTAKAICALMLCLGSATLYSCKKYLDVTPENVGTIDYAFRNRNEAENYLFTCYNTLQGMSNVLNDPGFTTSAEIVYPNDLSERPINDIGFQLIRGTVQNVSSPALNVWDGGYFQAIRRCNIMLENIDKPIDLSEGEKAQWIAETKFLKAYYHFSLAKMYGPIPIYRVNQPVTAPIEEIRVKRQPVDSVFDYAVQLLDEAIPNLPTQIGNIQQELGRVTRLIALSVKAEILATQASPLFNGNPDYARFKNKDGQALFSQTADPAKWQRAAAACKAAIDEAAGLNMKLYTFIPPANLPAVNDSIRKVLTIQNAVTEKWDLNAELIWALNPTFGYQSYCIPRLTTKAVENSTAAAGSFTVPMFTTDLFYSDNGVPINEDKVWDYAHRFELRTGDNANRYYVKSGYTTIKNNFSREPRYYANIGFDGGVWFGNGVTDQNNPLYIEAKGPDSKAGPKDRVRINMLAIWPKKLVSYQTVFNEGVQQNAYRLPRMRLADLYLLYAECLNEASGPGPEVYQYIDLVRQRAGLKGVVESWAQYSFAPAKPTTKDGLREIIHRERRIELCFEAKAGWDLRRWKEMLTVLATPIQGWSIFQKTSENFYSLQTLFIPAMTVRDYFWPLSDGALSNNPNLVQTLYW, encoded by the coding sequence ATGAAGATATCCAAAAAATATACGACCGCTAAGGCCATATGCGCATTGATGCTGTGCCTTGGTTCCGCAACGCTTTACAGTTGCAAAAAATACCTGGATGTTACACCGGAAAACGTCGGCACGATCGACTACGCTTTCCGCAACCGCAATGAAGCGGAAAACTACCTGTTTACGTGTTATAATACCCTGCAGGGAATGAGCAATGTGCTGAACGACCCCGGCTTTACAACGTCCGCGGAAATCGTTTATCCCAACGACCTCAGCGAAAGGCCCATCAACGACATCGGCTTCCAGCTGATCAGGGGCACGGTGCAGAACGTTTCCAGCCCGGCACTGAACGTGTGGGACGGCGGCTATTTCCAGGCCATCAGGCGCTGCAACATCATGCTCGAGAACATCGACAAGCCCATCGACCTGAGCGAAGGCGAAAAAGCGCAATGGATTGCCGAAACCAAATTCCTGAAAGCTTATTATCATTTTTCACTGGCAAAAATGTACGGGCCCATTCCCATCTACAGGGTCAACCAGCCGGTAACAGCGCCCATAGAAGAGATCAGGGTGAAAAGACAACCGGTGGATTCCGTTTTTGATTATGCGGTACAGCTGCTGGACGAGGCCATCCCCAACCTTCCCACGCAAATCGGGAACATACAGCAGGAGCTCGGCAGGGTCACCCGGTTGATCGCTCTTTCCGTGAAGGCGGAAATCCTGGCCACACAGGCCAGTCCCCTGTTCAACGGCAACCCGGACTATGCAAGGTTTAAAAACAAGGACGGACAGGCGCTCTTTTCCCAAACAGCCGACCCCGCCAAGTGGCAACGCGCGGCGGCAGCCTGCAAAGCCGCTATCGACGAAGCTGCCGGCCTGAACATGAAACTGTACACATTCATTCCGCCCGCCAATCTGCCGGCCGTCAACGATTCTATCAGGAAGGTGCTGACCATTCAGAATGCCGTTACGGAAAAGTGGGACCTCAACGCAGAACTGATCTGGGCGCTCAATCCCACCTTCGGTTACCAGAGTTACTGCATTCCGCGGCTGACCACCAAAGCAGTGGAAAACTCCACCGCAGCGGCAGGCAGCTTCACCGTCCCGATGTTCACCACCGATCTGTTCTATTCAGACAACGGCGTGCCCATCAACGAAGATAAAGTCTGGGATTACGCCCATCGGTTCGAATTACGGACGGGCGACAACGCCAACAGGTACTATGTCAAGAGCGGTTACACCACCATCAAAAACAACTTTTCCAGGGAACCGCGTTATTATGCCAACATCGGGTTCGACGGCGGCGTATGGTTCGGCAACGGCGTAACCGATCAGAACAATCCCCTCTACATCGAGGCCAAAGGCCCGGATTCAAAGGCCGGCCCTAAAGACCGGGTGCGTATCAACATGCTGGCCATCTGGCCCAAAAAACTGGTGAGCTACCAGACCGTTTTCAACGAAGGCGTGCAGCAGAACGCCTACCGCCTGCCCCGCATGCGCCTGGCGGATCTATACCTTCTGTACGCGGAATGCCTCAACGAGGCATCCGGCCCCGGCCCGGAGGTGTATCAATACATCGACCTGGTGCGGCAAAGAGCCGGCCTCAAGGGCGTGGTGGAATCCTGGGCGCAATATAGCTTCGCACCAGCCAAACCAACCACCAAGGACGGCCTCCGCGAAATCATCCACCGAGAGCGCCGCATCGAATTATGTTTTGAAGCAAAAGCCGGATGGGACCTCCGCCGCTGGAAAGAAATGCTGACGGTACTGGCAACCCCCATACAGGGCTGGAGCATCTTCCAGAAAACCAGCGAGAACTTCTATTCGCTGCAAACACTATTCATTCCGGCCATGACAGTAAGGGATTATTTCTGGCCGCTCTCGGACGGAGCGCTGTCGAACAACCCGAACCTTGTTCAAACCCTGTACTGGTAA
- the amaB gene encoding L-piperidine-6-carboxylate dehydrogenase — MQKILTGFNIQAVNSGVSTGTTWLPAAGEPIVSSSPVDGKDIATVTSATRADYDAVVQKAAEAFGAWRQWPAPRRGEVVRQIGEALRTHKEALGRLVSYEMGKSLQEGYGEVQEMIDICDFAVGLSRQLHGLTMHSERPGHRMYEQWHPLGIAGIISAFNFPVAVWSWNSMLAWVCGDVCIWKPSEKTPLTALACQHIAATVFAANGVPEGVCCLVTGGREVGEWLAADTRIPLVSATGSTRMGKAVGAAVGARLGRALLELGGNNAIIISKDADLDMSLIGCVFGAVGTAGQRCTSTRRLIIHESVYETFKTKLVNAYKQLRIGDPLDEQHHVGPLIDRQAVDMYLQAIEKCKAEGGKFVVEGGVLEGKGYESGCYVKPAIAEVENGFSIVQHETFAPILYLIKYSHIEEAIALQNGVPQGLSSAIMTLNLREAEQFLSQAGSDCGIANVNIGTSGAEIGGAFGGEKETGGGRESGSDAWKAYMRRQTNTINYTDKLPLAQGIKFDL, encoded by the coding sequence ATGCAAAAGATCTTAACCGGATTTAATATTCAGGCCGTGAACAGCGGCGTATCCACCGGCACTACCTGGCTGCCTGCCGCCGGAGAGCCCATCGTGTCTTCTTCGCCGGTAGACGGCAAAGACATCGCCACTGTAACCTCCGCCACCAGGGCCGATTACGACGCCGTGGTACAGAAAGCGGCGGAAGCCTTCGGGGCCTGGCGCCAGTGGCCGGCACCGCGCCGGGGCGAAGTGGTACGGCAGATCGGCGAGGCGCTCCGCACCCACAAAGAGGCCCTCGGCCGCCTTGTGAGCTATGAAATGGGCAAAAGCCTGCAGGAAGGTTATGGCGAGGTACAGGAAATGATCGACATCTGTGATTTTGCCGTAGGTCTTTCCCGCCAGCTGCACGGCCTCACTATGCACTCCGAAAGGCCCGGCCACCGGATGTACGAACAATGGCACCCCCTCGGCATCGCCGGCATTATTTCCGCGTTTAATTTCCCGGTAGCGGTGTGGAGCTGGAACTCCATGCTGGCATGGGTTTGCGGTGACGTGTGCATCTGGAAGCCTTCCGAAAAAACACCGCTTACGGCCCTCGCCTGCCAGCATATTGCCGCAACAGTATTCGCCGCCAACGGTGTGCCCGAAGGCGTATGCTGCCTGGTGACCGGCGGCCGCGAAGTGGGCGAATGGCTGGCCGCCGACACCCGCATACCGCTGGTATCCGCCACCGGCTCCACCCGCATGGGCAAAGCCGTGGGCGCCGCTGTAGGCGCACGTTTGGGCAGGGCCCTGCTCGAACTGGGCGGCAACAATGCCATCATCATCTCCAAAGACGCCGACCTCGATATGAGCCTCATCGGCTGCGTATTCGGCGCCGTGGGCACCGCCGGCCAACGCTGCACTTCCACCCGCCGCCTCATCATCCACGAAAGTGTGTACGAGACCTTCAAAACCAAGCTGGTGAACGCTTACAAACAGCTCCGCATCGGCGACCCGCTCGACGAACAACACCATGTAGGCCCGCTTATCGACCGCCAGGCGGTAGATATGTACCTGCAGGCCATCGAAAAATGCAAGGCCGAAGGCGGCAAATTCGTGGTGGAAGGTGGCGTGCTCGAAGGGAAAGGATATGAGTCCGGCTGCTACGTGAAACCCGCCATCGCAGAGGTGGAAAACGGCTTCAGCATCGTGCAGCACGAAACCTTCGCCCCCATCCTGTACCTCATCAAATACAGCCACATCGAAGAAGCCATCGCCTTGCAAAACGGCGTGCCGCAGGGGCTTTCGTCCGCCATCATGACGCTGAACCTCCGCGAGGCCGAACAGTTCCTCTCGCAGGCAGGCTCCGACTGCGGTATCGCGAACGTCAATATCGGCACATCCGGCGCCGAGATCGGCGGCGCGTTCGGCGGCGAAAAAGAAACCGGCGGTGGCCGCGAAAGCGGTTCCGATGCCTGGAAAGCCTATATGCGCAGGCAGACCAATACGATCAATTATACCGACAAACTGCCGCTGGCACAGGGTATTAAGTTCGATTTGTAA
- a CDS encoding histidine phosphatase family protein: MLRISLCLMLLWGIVCSMQPPGGAATTVVFVNCAETVHGTAGQVLTRTGHDQADQLVQFLRDQPVEAVYTPFMGCLKQTVAPLAASKNTEVRYFRDACESDPAVMEHILSEMLKKHTGKTIVICAPPKSILKMANLLGIKEKELKPGLGLFEELLIVNVFYGGEAVAQKLNMNFQKKV, from the coding sequence ATGTTACGAATTTCTTTATGCCTGATGCTGCTCTGGGGCATCGTATGCTCCATGCAGCCGCCCGGTGGCGCAGCCACAACGGTCGTATTTGTGAATTGCGCCGAAACGGTGCACGGAACGGCCGGCCAGGTGCTGACCCGTACCGGGCACGACCAGGCCGATCAGCTCGTTCAGTTCCTGCGCGACCAGCCGGTGGAGGCGGTCTATACCCCGTTCATGGGCTGCCTCAAACAAACGGTAGCGCCGCTGGCGGCTTCCAAAAACACCGAAGTGCGGTATTTCAGGGATGCCTGCGAAAGCGATCCGGCCGTGATGGAACACATATTATCGGAAATGTTGAAGAAACATACGGGCAAAACCATCGTGATTTGCGCCCCGCCAAAAAGTATTTTAAAAATGGCAAACTTGCTTGGAATTAAGGAAAAAGAGCTGAAACCCGGTCTGGGCTTGTTTGAGGAGCTTCTGATCGTAAATGTTTTTTACGGAGGTGAAGCAGTAGCACAAAAGTTGAATATGAATTTTCAAAAAAAAGTATAA